ATGAGGTGGCCAaacgcttggtggaactcgcaccaggcgtttTTGTTAGGCCCCAACCCCTTGTCAGTCTTTGCGGGCATCTTCAATCTCTCCGCTATGTTGGGGACAGCGATCAGCTCCTTCAATTCCACCAGGAAGTTGTGCCTTGGTGGCACATCCTCCCTCGTGCGCCCCCTAGTTTGGGGCTTCTGGGGCTCGTAGGGCTGCTGCTTCGCTGGGGCCCTCTTCTCCGTCGTTGCCTCATGTACCCTCATGGGTTGAGGTTGACTTGGCCCTCGCAGGCGATTGGGGACAACGTAGGTGCACTTCTCGTTGACTTCTCCTTCCCTAACAATATGAGCCATCGCTCGACGCCTGATCTCGCCGAAAGTCTTGGGGcggctcctgatgagcgactcactgaAGGGTCTCGACACGATTCCCTTCCTGAAAGTGTGCACCATCATAGTCTCATCTTTCGTGTTCAGCttcaccacctgtgccccaaaATGATTGAGGAACTCCttcagggactctccctgatactgtcttacgtcgaaaaaattgtaagagaCCGATGGGGGAGCCCGATTGGTTATGTACTGCTCCATGAACAACGTAGAAAATTGCGCGAACGATGTCACGTGCccatcagggaggctgatgaaccaaccTAGTGTCGTTCCCGCcagcgtgctcatgaacagcttgcaaTGCATTGCGTCAGAGCCCTCAACCAGCATCATTTGTGTGTGGAAGGTCGTGAGATGAGTTGTTGGGTCCTCTACACCTGTGAAGGTGGCTTTAGGACCCACAAACGTGACTGGTATCACGACGTCCATGATCGGTTGTGAAAATGGCATTGGGAAAGCCCTGGGTGGCGTGGAAGGTTCTTACTCTTCCGCCTCACGTTCCCTTGCCTGATTTTGCAAATTCCTACGCAATTCCTCATTGGTTTTGCGCAGTTCTTCGTTTCTTGCTTGCGACGCAGCCAGATCAATCTGGATGCGTTCTTGATCCAATCTTGATGTCGCCACCGTTTCTTGGAGGGCGCGCATCGTTTCCATGATCTATTGCGGGGTGAGGCTCTCACCTCCATTTGGTGCAACagatccttgcctcgtgttTCTCATCTTGATGGATCTTCGCTCTGTTCTTGTGAATGGGACAAAGTTTTagatcgtgccccacggtgggtgccaaatgttcctgccggttgactcgattgccttcgTACGTCTATCGACGATCACACGCCCAATTCTCTATGCCTTTGTCCGTGCTTTCcttcgatcaaacacctgaacTTGCAAAGACAAAGAGGCGTCCTAGAGgttgtttgcactccgacgctcaagtcaatactagggctaggaaacaccaaaactcttagCTGTGAAAGCTCTAGGTAAACTGTGTGTGTATCACGTAAATGTTGCGTACCTTGTTAGGTTTATTACTATCCTTTATATAGTCTAGGGTTTCCGTTGTTTCCGCTACCCACATTTAGGGCTTCTGAGGGTATGCCTTGGCGCCGCTATCACTcactcttagggcaatctagcgcgtaaggctcctttactggagtgcaacctctgacgggatggcCACCTGTGTACctacttgtgcacctaatctctgagGTCATCCatcctgggagtgccctagctgttcacgtgccatgcatgcagcctacCCCTAGAACGTAACCCTCATGGGCCTTTGCACTTCCAGCAGTTCTTTACTTGTGTCGCGCCTAAATGCGCTATGCACACCGCACGCATGGACCCCTCGTGATACTGATAACTAGTGTGTTGTCtaggatccacctctcgtggtcCAACTCTGCTATTTGagtcaccgatgtccgatgtcacATCACCCTCACTCTGTTGCCAAGGACACATCAGCACATCCTTGTGATCGACCTCTGACCACGACACCTCTATTCGCGTCGCTCGTGAGACACTGGCCCATGCCGCTTGTGGGATCCAACTTACGTAGCCCACCATTACTAGCAGTCAACGACGTccaaggactggtcggtacaatatTGAAGATGAAGCCTGGTTCATGTTAAGGAAGAAATGAATTATCACAATATCTtggttcatttttttttatctgaagTGTAGATGTAGCGTTACCAAAAGTAGGGAATGGATTCTTTTTTGGAATAAACTGGAGCTATTTATAATAAACCCTAAACAATAATAAACCACTAAAGACATTAGTTTTCTTGGTAAAAATTAAGGAGGGTACCAAATTTGCTTATTGTTTCTTTAGTGGTTTATTATAAATAGTCAAACTTATATAATTTAgcttcattttaaatttttttttatctatcatGGTGGTCATAATTTTGTGAATTTTATGAGGATAGTTTTTCAAAATCTGAGTTGGAGCATTGGAGGTGGTAATGGTGATTGCTCAATGTGGTGTTTCTTTAGTGTTTTATGATGACAAAGGTCTGGTTTGAAAATTGCTAAATGTATGGAAGAGTTAGGATTTTTAGGGAAGTGAATGGCAATGGAAACTTTAAATTTGGCTATGCAACATGGTTATCTTTATGGTGATCTTTTGATTTGAAGAGGGATttgatgaaagaaaaaaaaaaggatagaTTTGAAGAGAACGGAAAAGTTAtgaaatgtaagtgatgtaatgAGTGTTTCAATTGAACAAAATATGAATTATACATACTAAATTGTGGAATACTCcgtaaaatttaataaaataaattaaatttgtaatttaataaaataaaataaatttgtaatttaataaaataaattaaaatttgtttaaaaatccaacatataattaatataaaaaatataatatgaatGGAAAGAtagttaaattataataataaggtaaaaaaaaatataatgacatTTAGTGGAAGCTGTCGTACGTTAACTCAATTGGGAAAAAACTATTATCTAACACTATTAATATGTCTAagaatatgtaaaaatattcataaatcaaattaatattatctaaattttttaattttacttattttgattttaattattttatttttattgtttttattattattataataatgattttataaatttatttatttttatttttattattattttataaatttattttaataattattgttttataaatttactttaataattattattttataaatttactttaataattattattttataaatttacttcaatgctcactccaattttgagtatagtttctttagataaattccaatctgaattttacaaagacctctatttatagcctaaggtgctgaaatgcaagcaacataaattcaaaaattccctcctaagagtcatctagaatcggcgccaaaacccaagcatgaggaaggtgtgactccttccttcactttggcacctcctattctacttctacacctatctactaacacccccccccccccccaaagctcctaactaaagactaaaagatgctataacaatagaggtttctaatgtttccctctaagcaccttcaactaaagaaattacaaaaagagaaaatagtgggctttgacctccatgggtgtcctccatttgtgcctctacctcttcttgatcttgttgattggcctccatgttctcttgaacttgatctccatcacattgtcacttggattctaactccaagggggagcaaccattatcttttaacagaagaagatcttgtctatatctactgcatcatgaagaaagtcaagatcaattggattcatattatcaaagagcatatgcaaaagtccatgaggttaagtgactaccattatccctatgttgttttaatttctaaatttctactttattttgaagtgaatcttgaagatgaaacctcTGAGTTAGTAAAATCAACACAAGAAGTGAATAATGGTTCACTAAGCAAAATGGGTTTCACCAAGATAAATGGAAGATGGGTAAGCAAAAATGGAGATcatggtggttcctcaagtgttgcagctgctgattttgatgaagaagatcaagctgctAATATGGATATCCACAATGAAGAACAATCTACAACTAACTTTGATGCTGGAACAAGTGATGGACATCATGGGAATGGgattccctcaatgtcttcttttgaaagatacatggtggaTAGACTTGATGGCTtagctgaaaatcaaagaaatctccatgatctgtgtgtgaaaaattTCTAGAACATTGACAACAGATTCCAGAGCATGGACACTCGCTTTCAGACCCTGGATGAGAAtattgaagttgttcagaaccagatctttgagctgcaatatggcaaggatgactgaagaaaaacaatcggttgaatgctcgaaacaaccgattgtttttactcTGTAACATTTTTATTgctatttcttttatattttgttttatctggaacaatttttttaatctcttcatatagtctatttgtgaagacaaatagggggagaattttgtgttgtgttgtCTAAAACTCTGCAAACTCTATCTGTTTAAGTGATTGTtatttctgctgctgctgctaaTGCTTTATGATTTGCCTTGGTTTTCCTTTTTGGCTGGTTTTCTCTGTTGTATTGGTTAAGCAGAACACAAAATAAATGGGCTATTCTAACCTGCTGCCATAGATGTTGTATAttgcttaaactttgttttgcaggaattgcttcagattcaaacaagttcaacacaagcaaccagggatttgtcttcatcaaatagggggagattgttgatcaagggtgatcaaaggctttgaagaatccaaatccaagtgtttgactCATGGCTGAAGTTGCTGTTGTGTTTAGGACAGGATCTTGGTAGTTTATTtctgtaatccactctttgttgaatctaaagctaaagtgtttttcaaaactaagtgaaaaacaacctgttgttttgtcaaaacaaccgattgttttactcttaggtgtttttgaaaaaggttgaaaactattttggttggttgacttgctgtcaaaccaaaacaatcgattgtttgtttgaaaatcctaacagaattctgttttgttagttgagtgtgctttaaatgattttcaactgaatatGCTCctgtattaaatgctttgaccaatctttgaaagctataaatagtttgtttatgttttataacaaacaagaaaaacagatttgagtttttcagttatgaaagattgctttcaagttttgaacattcacttttcagctttggttttctcaagagagagtggaataggattacatctgtattgatttcagtttgttttgtaaacagtgtaattcgttctgaatactttgtattttctggtgttgtaagccaaggagtgttgtgtgctcttgaggttgtgaagatcaacattcttggtgtgtgctgtgccaaaggaagtgtgtttcttgaagggttcaaggtcacttctttggtggttttgtgtgtaatctgtatttgattgcttagtggattgcccagtggattctggggactagatgtagctcttggtttaagagtgaaccagtataaactgtttgtgtatctctttcttcccttaatattcatttaaattcagttgttattgctttgctggtataaacaaccgattgtttcgaagaaacaaccggttgtttttctagtgTTGTGCTGATTTGTGCTTTAtattttggctaactgaatttctgattgaagtttcatacaaaggatttttttctagcttaaaaagttttcgaaaaccccctttaaagaattcacccccctctcgtttaaggccatatattctaacacccccctcttgagtgagaacgccaagatGAAGACAACGTGGTTCAACAGTTAAAAACCCTCCCTTGCCCTATGTGGCAAGGACAGGGTCAGATGACAAACCTctcctgatggaagaggccccaccACCAATCCATGGAAAGGCCACCTAAATATCAAAATGAGGCAatcactagagttatggtcaaaaaGGGGCCAAGAGGACACATTCttcatgtcataaactctagtgaagaatagtttttacattttttttgtgaaaattagcataatttaattctttttttatttttgttgaaacatgcaaagtggtacctaaggagctaacctaagtttaattagaatttcctaaattctaattaaacttaggaccGACCCAATTTGACCCTAGATGAGCGTAAGTTGTAGATGAATTAGCACATGGAAGCATTCTAGAATCTTACCTCACATGGGCTGAAAATATGCGCCACTTTTCACATGTGCCAACACTTTGAAtttggctctcatttcatttgtatttggctcttcCAATTCCAGCCCTCCAAGCCTATATAAGGAGGCACTTGGTtcatgttttcacaagattaatttgagtaatgaaatgctgccaaaatgtgccattctcactcctttgcctaaactctcttaggatttaggtctttaatcttcaaacctttcacctacaaagagagttggccgaacctctctcactctcctacttctcatgcacctccaaggctaccacaacttttaggagagccttgttccaCGAATAATCCATTGAAGCTTCCGCAAATTCCACATCAAAAACGCAAAGATGAAGAGCTCAAGCTATCATCTCCCTTGTTTGTAAGGCAAGGTCAAAAGCAGCAAGAGAAGTTCTTCCTTACCTCAATATGACAAAGGTAAGGCCAATTAAGAGTTCGAACATGCCGCACCATTATATCAATTCATTGAAGATTGAAGGAAGGTAAAACAAGTGGGAGGAGTGTGCTAGCTAAGGTGCGAATATTCGTTAAAGGCGTTGTTAGTAAAGTTAATGCAGGACATGACAGATAACAACTAACACAGAAAAGCAGGTTAAGAAAAGGCAGATTTCataggaaaaaaatatatacatacaagttatcaaatttttttccaaactacaaaataattacataaaGGAAGGAGTCACTCAGCATCGACCAGCTGCCCATCGACGATCCTCTTGGTCAGACAGGTTTGAGATAGGTCCACCCCACGATGCACACAGGCAACCTGAGCCATGACATCCTCAAACCCGGCACCATAAGCTCCAGTAGCGTCGGTCGTGAGATCCAACTTGATTTCGCTAAAGAGTTCGTCCTTGCGGACTAGCTCCCCTTCCAACTGGCCAAGAAGCACCTCCTGCTGGGTCGCACTCTCCTCCAGCCTAGCCATCTTGGCCTACAGCTCCTCGACCTTCTCCTTTAGCTCAATAACCTCATTTCGGAGAGGTAAAACCTTCGAATGAGCGAGAAGGTCCTTCTGAGACTTCTTGAATAAGAGCCTCTTGGTGTCCTTCTCGGATTGTCGAAGATTCACCAACTCCTGATGCAAGGCAGTTTCGCGTTGGGCGAACTTCTTGGTCTGAAGGGTTGATTCCTTCGTCAGCTTCAACACCTCAGCCCACAGTTCTTGTACTTGAGTTGAGGCGCGGCTGGATGCGATGAGGAAGCCCCAAGACCTCTAGCCGCATGCCCTCCCAGGGAATCTTCACTCTGGCCATCCCCTTCCCCGCCTTGGAAGGTTTGGAGAATCTCCTGGAGGAAGGCGGGCAGTTCAGCAGTAGGAGGCACTCCAAAATCGCCCCCAGGGACATTCTCCCCCCCACCTTCATGCACTACCAGTTCACAAGGAGAGGAGGTGCTTGGGGGGTTCTCTCGAAAGGAGGGGGCGCAGCCATCCGAAACTGAGTGCACTGAGACTGCAACCTCAGCGCTCCTTCTTCTCTTGAAGACGAGGCCAGTGTAGGTGTTCTCGTCCTCGGAGGCAGCGGCCTCAACCACCCCCTTCTGCCTAAGATCTGCGGGGGCAGGAGCGGAAAGGCTTGGAGCAACAGTAGGCGCAAGAGGGGCTTCAGATGGACCAGCACAAGCTTTAAGCTTGGAGGCTGCCTCAACCATCATCCTCCTCTTCTTCGCGTTTAGCACCATGCCTACACAAGAAAACAGCAGTGCATGAGAAGTAAATCAACAGAACATACAAATAAACTAGGAAGGGCAGAGTCAAACAAGATACTAGTATAACTCTTGAGGGCCTTAGGGCTGAACTCAAGCTTAAGCAGCTTCACCGTGTTAAACGGTGCATGAAGGCCAGAGAGGAGGTTGCACACCTTCCGGTCTTGAGTAGGAAGATCCTTGAGGCACCTAGGCTTTTGGAGATTGGGCTTCTCCGCCCAGTAAAGAGGAAACCCGTTTAAGAGAGTGGGGTCCCTCCTGTTGCACTGCACTTTGAAGAAGTGCTTCTTAAAACCCTTAGAGGACTGCTTGAAGAGCGTTAGCAGCACCCTCCCAGCGACACCATTGAAACTGACCCACAGCTTCTGGCCCGGGCtcttcgcctcaaagaagtagAGGAATATGTCTATTGATGGCGTATGGCCAAGGCAATGGCACAGGATAGCGAAGACCCCCATGAACGCCCAACTGTTAGGGTGCAGTTGGGCGGGGGCAACGTTTACCTCAGTGAGAAGGGCTCGCTTGAACGGGGTGAAGGGAAGTCGTAGGCCAAGTCTTCGAAAGACTATGGAGTAGATGAAGCAGAAAGGTCTTTCAGGGTCTGAAGACTCGTCAGAACACACAGGTTCACCTACCCTACAGGGAACCATCCTCACGTATTTGTCGTGGTCTTTGCCAAAGACACGAGACTTATGGCAAGTTTGCTTCTTCCTATAAGCAGTTATACTCACGAGGGAAGTAAAGCTGGAGATCTCCTTTAAAAGGGCATCAGGTGCCCAACGATATAGGGACTTGTAATCAAGGGTAGAAGGAAGAGGGTTTGGTGTCGAGGGTGGAGTTGAGGTTGGAGGTGAAGTTGGGGTAGAGTTTGAAGTTGAGGCTGGAGAAAGTCCTCAGACATCGGCGCCAGAGAAAAACATCAGACATCGATTTCTGatagtaatggtgggccacATAAGGTGGGCCCCAGAAATCATATCAGATACTAGTTAAGCACCCAGATATAAGAAAATacctaagtcacgagaggatcatgcatgggATGTGTATGGTACATTCGGGTACCTCACAAGCAAGTGTTCCTTGGAGGTGCTGAGgtccgttagggttagggtttccaagggaagactgcatgcatgacacgtgaatacttaaGGCACCCATTAAACAGATGGCTCCGCAACATTGGTGgatgagttggtaccttggcggCCATATTGTTAGTCTTTGCACTCCAGTAAAGGGAAGTCCTATGtgccagattacgctaagattgtgtaatagcggcgcaaggacgttCTCCCAAGAACCCTAGATATGGGTAACATAACAAAAGTAACCCTagttacaacctatataaagggtggtaagaactcTAGCAAGGTACAcggtttctaagactgaaactactttattcaCTTAGTATTTCTTtgccccagtactgacttgagcgtcggagtgcaaacggccgccaaGGTGCCCTTTTGTCTTTGCATGTGAGAAGTTCTTCAACCCAAGGAAGTTCGATTCTCAGGTGGAGACAATCGGGCCAGAGACTGCCATTTGAGCCAATCGACAAttgagtcaaccggcgagaacattgTTCAAAGCCCTCAGAGGGGCCAATATGAAGCTCAACCTCGAGAAATGCACATTTGGGGTTGAGGAAGGAAAGTTCCTAGGTTTTATGCTAACCCATagggggatagaggccaacctcGACAAATGCCGAGCCATCGTCGACATGAGGAGTCCGGAGAAAATcaaggaggtgcaacaactcCTGGGGTGCTTGACAGCCCTCTCCAGGTTCGACCTTGGTTGGCCGAGAGAACGAAAAATGTTGCAGCTGCTTCGGAAAGCAGCCAAATTCAATTGGGACGATAGATGCAAAGAAATCATCAAGTAACTAAAGTATTTCCTAACATATCCATTGGTCATACAAAAGCTGAGACCTGATCAGCCCATCATGGTGTATCTGGCGGTCTCAGAGGAAGCAATAAGTGATGCAGTGCTGTGTTGATGTAGGAAGTTGAAGGCGAGGAACGACCGATATACTTCGTCAACGAAACGCTTCATGCGGCCGTGACGAGGTATCAAATGATCGAAAAGGTGGCGCTCGCCCTAGTCCTCAGAACAAGACGAATGCGCCCCTACTTCCAAAACCATTCAA
The sequence above is a segment of the Phaseolus vulgaris cultivar G19833 chromosome 2, P. vulgaris v2.0, whole genome shotgun sequence genome. Coding sequences within it:
- the LOC137809214 gene encoding uncharacterized protein, with product MDVVIPVTFVGPKATFTGVEDPTTHLTTFHTQMMLVEGSDAMHCKLFMSTLAGTTLGWFISLPDGHVTSFAQFSTLFMEQYITNRAPPSVSYNFFDVRQYQGESLKEFLNHFGAQVVKLNTKDETMMVHTFRKGIVSRPFSESLIRSRPKTFGEIRRRAMAHIVREGEVNEKCTYVVPNRLRGPSQPQPMRVHEATTEKRAPAKQQPYEPQKPQTRGRTREDVPPRHNFLVELKELIAVPNIAERLKMPAKTDKGLGPNKNAWCEFHQAFGHLIRNCLALGHQLDELVKNVFLKDYLMESQGAQTLTAPGGDQGHEMLVHGEIHTISWADPR